In the genome of Coraliomargarita algicola, one region contains:
- a CDS encoding nitrate reductase, whose translation MAAIDFVKEQLRIRAFDGVLTERLVQDPAAHGLGRLPHAFKPDATVHSVCGYCATGCSLKVHLKSGHAVNLSTHTDYPVNLGMACPKGWEALTPLAASDRATIPLLRGRNDELEPVSWGDAMDAFCGRFKSIQEEHGQASVAFLSTGQIVTEEMAFLGSLAKFGMGVVHGDGNTRQCMATAATAYKQSFGYDAPPYTYQDFEESDVLIFVGANPCIAHPIMWQRVMRNQREPEVIVVDPRKTETAMAATQHLAIQPKSDLALFYGLAAHLVQMDAVDQDFINAHTEGYQAFVDFLKDYSLETATAATGLDYAQVSQLARLIASGKRVSFWWTMGVNQSYEGTRLAQSLINLALMTGNIGKPGTGANSITGQCNAMGSRLFSNTTGLLGGRNFESEQDRNAVADILSIPVAKIPDQPSLAYNEIIDAIEAGTIKGLWLIATNTAHSWINQKRFRRVREKLDFLVVQDMSYSTESAEIADLVLPAAGWGEKEGVFINSERRIGLTRKVSQAPGEALSDFNIFRLIAHHWGCAELFEEWTSPEAVFRILTRLSQGMPCDITGIQGYADLERAGGIQWPYQRPEGGARLQTQRRLFEDGKFYRPNGRAKFYFEAPRAMPEPVNEAYPFILLTGRGTSSQWHTQTRTGKSDVLKKLYPKNPYVEINPVDAQALQIRPNSKVCIRSRRGEVEATAVILASVQVGQVFMPMHYRITNQLTASVFDPYSKQPSYKACAVTIHNI comes from the coding sequence ATGGCAGCGATAGATTTTGTTAAAGAGCAATTACGGATACGTGCCTTTGATGGCGTATTGACTGAGCGTTTAGTGCAAGACCCAGCAGCGCATGGGCTAGGGCGTTTGCCTCATGCTTTCAAGCCAGACGCCACGGTTCATTCTGTTTGTGGCTATTGTGCGACGGGCTGTTCATTAAAAGTGCATTTGAAATCGGGCCATGCGGTCAATTTGAGCACGCATACCGATTACCCCGTGAATTTAGGAATGGCCTGCCCCAAAGGATGGGAAGCCTTGACCCCTTTGGCGGCTTCGGATCGGGCGACCATACCTTTATTACGTGGTCGCAATGATGAATTGGAACCAGTGAGCTGGGGAGATGCTATGGATGCCTTTTGTGGTCGTTTTAAGAGCATACAAGAGGAGCACGGTCAGGCCTCGGTCGCCTTTTTGAGCACCGGTCAAATTGTGACTGAAGAAATGGCCTTTCTCGGATCACTGGCCAAGTTCGGCATGGGGGTGGTGCATGGCGATGGCAATACACGTCAATGCATGGCGACTGCGGCGACCGCCTACAAACAATCTTTCGGTTACGATGCCCCACCTTATACCTATCAAGATTTTGAAGAGTCCGATGTGTTGATTTTTGTCGGTGCAAACCCTTGTATTGCTCACCCGATTATGTGGCAACGGGTGATGCGGAATCAGCGGGAGCCTGAAGTTATAGTCGTCGACCCGCGCAAAACGGAAACCGCGATGGCTGCAACGCAACACCTTGCGATACAGCCCAAGTCTGACCTCGCGCTCTTTTACGGTCTCGCTGCGCATCTAGTTCAAATGGATGCCGTCGATCAGGACTTTATAAATGCGCATACGGAGGGTTACCAAGCTTTCGTCGACTTTTTGAAAGACTACAGTTTAGAAACAGCCACAGCTGCCACAGGCTTAGACTATGCGCAAGTGAGCCAATTAGCTCGATTAATTGCGTCAGGCAAACGTGTTTCCTTTTGGTGGACCATGGGGGTGAATCAAAGCTACGAAGGTACACGCTTGGCGCAGTCACTGATTAACCTCGCACTCATGACCGGTAACATCGGCAAGCCTGGGACGGGAGCAAATTCAATTACGGGGCAGTGTAATGCCATGGGCTCGCGACTGTTTAGTAACACGACGGGCTTGTTAGGAGGGCGCAATTTTGAGTCTGAGCAGGATCGCAACGCTGTTGCAGATATCTTAAGTATTCCAGTCGCAAAAATCCCCGATCAGCCGAGCCTCGCGTATAACGAAATTATAGATGCGATTGAGGCGGGTACGATTAAGGGGCTGTGGTTGATCGCGACAAATACCGCGCATTCCTGGATCAACCAAAAGAGATTTCGGCGTGTGCGTGAGAAGCTGGATTTTCTAGTTGTGCAGGATATGTCCTATAGCACCGAATCCGCTGAGATTGCGGATCTTGTGTTGCCGGCAGCGGGTTGGGGAGAGAAAGAGGGTGTCTTTATTAATTCTGAGCGTCGTATCGGTCTGACTCGAAAAGTGAGTCAAGCGCCTGGGGAGGCACTGTCAGATTTCAATATTTTCCGACTGATTGCGCATCATTGGGGCTGTGCGGAGCTCTTTGAAGAATGGACTTCGCCAGAAGCAGTCTTTCGTATTTTGACTCGTTTAAGTCAGGGCATGCCTTGCGATATTACAGGCATTCAAGGCTACGCCGATCTCGAACGTGCCGGGGGCATCCAGTGGCCTTATCAGCGACCGGAGGGAGGAGCGCGCTTGCAGACTCAGAGGCGCTTGTTCGAGGATGGGAAGTTTTACCGCCCGAATGGGCGCGCGAAGTTTTATTTCGAGGCACCACGTGCGATGCCTGAACCAGTGAATGAAGCCTATCCTTTTATCCTACTCACAGGGCGCGGCACTTCTTCGCAGTGGCATACGCAGACACGTACTGGGAAGTCCGATGTTTTAAAGAAACTGTATCCGAAGAACCCTTACGTGGAAATCAATCCTGTGGATGCACAAGCATTACAGATTCGGCCCAACTCTAAGGTTTGTATTCGATCACGGCGTGGTGAAGTGGAAGCCACCGCTGTGATTTTAGCGAGTGTCCAAGTGGGGCAGGTTTTTATGCCGATGCATTATAGAATCACGAACCAGCTAACTGCCAGCGTCTTTGATCCTTATTCGAAACAGCCATCCTATAAAGCATGCGCCGTCACGATCCATAACATTTAA
- a CDS encoding DmsC/YnfH family molybdoenzyme membrane anchor subunit — translation MLLKEQGTLQTPVGMFSAQHASATVEPEQAKFYKQLLPLTKPGVGEQYAFKVDLDQCTGCKSCVSACHSLNGLDPHETWRDVGTIHGVDLRGASYTQTVTSACHHCADPACLNGCPVLAYEKDAATGIVRHLDDQCIGCQYCALKCPYDVPKYSKSLGIVRKCDMCHGRLAAGEAPACVQACPTEAISITIVNTLDTLNAARAGAEFLPAAPEAAYTAPTTQYVTQRSIPDAVEAADLYALEPEHGHFPLVLMLVLTQLSVGLYGASIIAAPLFEHSLRVAGFICMAIGLSASTSHLGRPLGAWRAFLGLRRSWLSREILTFGLFSGLAALTTFTGFVDFLPRSLAHYSAWATFIIGLLGVFTSVMIYHDTQRPYWAFPITALKFFGTTVGLSAAMYVFFAAIEGVLSLPALCFMLIGFCSKLVLELTMLGQAQADTMSPAKKTAMLLLYPLRRTTILRFAVCLFGMLCAALLWWSGAPLLISSVSFICLFAAELLERSLFFRAVAAPKMPGGVQ, via the coding sequence ATGCTGCTTAAAGAGCAGGGGACTTTGCAGACTCCGGTCGGTATGTTCTCAGCGCAACATGCATCGGCAACTGTGGAGCCTGAGCAAGCGAAGTTTTATAAGCAACTGCTTCCGCTTACAAAACCTGGTGTCGGTGAGCAATATGCCTTTAAAGTAGATCTGGATCAGTGCACCGGGTGTAAATCCTGCGTGTCTGCCTGCCATAGTTTAAATGGACTTGATCCGCACGAGACTTGGCGAGATGTCGGAACCATCCATGGGGTCGATTTGAGAGGTGCCTCATATACGCAGACGGTCACAAGTGCATGTCATCATTGCGCGGACCCTGCGTGTTTAAATGGTTGTCCGGTGCTTGCTTATGAAAAAGATGCGGCAACTGGTATCGTGCGTCACCTCGATGATCAATGTATCGGGTGTCAATATTGTGCGCTTAAATGCCCTTATGATGTGCCAAAATATTCAAAGAGCCTTGGTATCGTTCGCAAGTGTGACATGTGCCATGGTCGTTTGGCTGCTGGTGAGGCGCCGGCTTGCGTGCAAGCTTGTCCGACGGAAGCAATCAGTATCACAATCGTGAATACGCTGGATACACTGAATGCGGCCCGGGCAGGAGCTGAATTCTTACCAGCTGCTCCAGAGGCTGCGTATACTGCGCCCACGACTCAGTATGTGACACAGCGCTCTATTCCGGACGCCGTTGAGGCCGCAGACCTCTATGCATTAGAGCCCGAACATGGACATTTTCCTTTGGTTCTGATGTTGGTGCTGACGCAGTTGAGCGTGGGCTTATACGGGGCTTCTATTATTGCAGCTCCCTTATTTGAGCATTCTTTGCGCGTGGCCGGTTTTATTTGTATGGCGATCGGGCTGTCGGCGTCGACTTCGCACTTGGGGCGTCCACTCGGCGCTTGGCGTGCATTTCTTGGTTTACGCCGTTCTTGGTTGAGCCGTGAGATTCTGACATTTGGTTTGTTTTCAGGACTTGCCGCGCTGACCACCTTCACTGGCTTTGTGGATTTTCTGCCAAGGTCGTTAGCGCATTACTCTGCATGGGCGACTTTTATCATCGGTCTGTTGGGGGTGTTCACCTCAGTCATGATTTACCATGATACGCAAAGACCCTATTGGGCATTTCCAATCACAGCACTCAAGTTTTTCGGCACGACTGTCGGCTTGTCGGCTGCTATGTATGTATTCTTTGCGGCGATTGAGGGAGTCTTGTCGCTTCCAGCCTTGTGCTTCATGTTGATCGGCTTCTGTTCCAAGTTAGTATTAGAGCTGACGATGTTAGGCCAGGCTCAAGCAGATACAATGAGCCCCGCTAAAAAAACGGCCATGTTGCTGCTCTACCCTTTACGCCGAACGACAATTTTACGCTTTGCAGTTTGTTTATTCGGCATGCTTTGTGCGGCTTTGCTCTGGTGGAGCGGGGCGCCTCTGCTGATCTCGAGTGTATCGTTTATCTGTTTGTTCGCTGCAGAATTATTGGAGCGTTCATTATTTTTCCGTGCGGTGGCCGCACCCAAAATGCCAGGAGGTGTTCAATGA
- a CDS encoding NirA family protein → MNTAFASHQKQYLEGFFAGVNQRVGMPFLGQNAQGQFTDDPAQATEESVYGTPLDELCKEELIKHEQNGLDVWDTIVKNSELDQFPEAADMFRYKFYGLFHVKPAQDSFMLRTRVAGCALKSYQLTGLAEIAEDFGGGYADITTRGNFQIREIMPRNTISTLIKLDEIGLTSKGSGADNLRNVTASPTSGFDPEEVLDVLPYAKAMHHYILNNRDLYGLPRKFNIAFDSGGRVSVCADTNDIAFYAVRVDEGQGVEPGIYFRVQLCGITGHKQFAKDCGLLIKPSEAVPLAAAMIRVFIENGDRTNRKKARLKYLVDDWGVDKFLDETKKKLTFALETLALDQCAPRAGTQQHGHIGVYDERAADYYYIGVVVPVGRMLPEQMKAIAKIADQYGRGDIRLTAWQNLIIPGIRKEYVDTVKAAIVEIGFHYKSTTISGGLIACTGNAGCKFAASNTKSHAVQLADYLEANIQLDQPINIHLTGCHHSCAQHYIGDIGLIGAKVKVGDESVEGYAVVLGGGVEERQAIAHEVFAGTAFEDLKPLLMRVLQTYLSKREGQETFWQFSRRHSVEELQAMFSIAA, encoded by the coding sequence ATGAACACCGCATTTGCTAGTCATCAAAAACAATATTTAGAAGGTTTCTTTGCTGGGGTGAACCAGCGCGTAGGCATGCCCTTTCTGGGGCAAAATGCTCAAGGGCAATTTACTGATGATCCCGCACAGGCCACCGAAGAGTCGGTTTACGGCACACCACTGGATGAGCTCTGCAAGGAAGAATTAATTAAGCACGAGCAAAACGGTCTGGATGTCTGGGACACGATTGTAAAGAACTCTGAGTTGGATCAGTTTCCGGAAGCAGCCGACATGTTTCGCTACAAGTTTTACGGTCTCTTTCATGTGAAGCCGGCACAAGATTCCTTCATGTTACGCACACGTGTAGCGGGATGCGCGCTCAAGTCGTATCAATTGACTGGGCTCGCTGAAATTGCGGAAGATTTTGGCGGTGGCTATGCGGACATCACCACGCGTGGTAACTTTCAAATTCGTGAAATTATGCCCAGGAATACCATCTCGACATTAATCAAGCTGGATGAAATTGGACTTACCTCCAAGGGCTCGGGGGCAGATAACCTGCGCAATGTGACTGCGAGCCCGACCAGCGGCTTCGACCCGGAAGAGGTGCTTGATGTGTTGCCGTATGCGAAGGCGATGCATCACTATATTCTAAACAATCGCGATCTTTACGGTTTGCCACGCAAGTTTAACATCGCTTTCGATAGCGGCGGCCGTGTCTCGGTGTGTGCGGATACCAACGATATCGCATTCTATGCCGTGCGTGTCGATGAGGGGCAGGGCGTGGAGCCCGGCATCTACTTCAGAGTGCAGCTTTGCGGTATCACCGGACACAAACAATTTGCTAAAGATTGCGGTCTGTTGATCAAGCCCTCGGAAGCGGTGCCATTGGCAGCGGCGATGATTCGAGTCTTTATTGAAAATGGAGATCGTACCAACCGCAAAAAGGCACGTCTGAAATATCTAGTGGATGACTGGGGCGTGGATAAGTTTCTGGATGAAACTAAGAAGAAGCTCACGTTTGCATTAGAGACTTTAGCATTGGATCAATGCGCTCCACGTGCTGGCACGCAGCAACACGGGCATATCGGTGTCTATGATGAGCGTGCTGCGGATTATTATTACATCGGAGTTGTGGTTCCAGTGGGGCGTATGCTGCCTGAGCAAATGAAGGCCATCGCTAAGATTGCCGATCAATACGGGCGTGGCGATATTCGACTGACCGCATGGCAAAACTTAATTATCCCAGGGATTCGTAAGGAATATGTGGATACGGTCAAAGCAGCCATTGTTGAAATTGGGTTTCATTATAAGAGTACAACGATCTCCGGTGGATTGATCGCTTGCACTGGAAATGCGGGGTGTAAGTTTGCAGCCAGCAACACGAAAAGCCATGCCGTGCAATTGGCTGATTATTTAGAAGCAAACATTCAATTAGACCAGCCGATCAATATTCACCTTACTGGATGTCATCACTCTTGCGCGCAGCACTATATTGGAGATATCGGTCTGATAGGTGCGAAAGTAAAAGTGGGTGATGAGAGTGTTGAAGGCTATGCCGTCGTGCTAGGTGGCGGAGTTGAGGAACGGCAAGCAATCGCTCACGAGGTATTTGCCGGCACCGCCTTCGAAGATCTTAAGCCATTGTTAATGCGGGTGCTTCAAACTTATCTTTCCAAACGTGAAGGTCAGGAAACTTTTTGGCAGTTTTCACGTCGCCATAGTGTGGAGGAGTTGCAGGCGATGTTTTCCATAGCCGCCTAA
- a CDS encoding bifunctional protein-serine/threonine kinase/phosphatase, whose amino-acid sequence MQIVPELSVRYGQATSAGVKSQNDDCLGVRIPSDSSLGTKGVAMVIADGVSSAEAGREAAEICVQGFLSDYYSTPDTWQVKTAGHRVIVAINSWLYGKGQAFAEARKGFVCAMSGLVLKSHSLHYFHVGDTRIYLWRAGQLEQLTQDHRAWVSPKTSYLARAMGLGMNLDVDYRRVQVEVGDVILTCSDGVHEFVTDRELADCIIRGREELDACCEAINAQALAAGSHDNVSCQLLEITGLQDMSAAEVYDELGRLPFPPPLEPGMSLDGYIVERILDESPRSQLYLVKEPGSGRTLVMKTPSELYSDNPAYIERFLVEEWVGRRIESPNLVKVIDKHQPAKFLYYLMEHVEGVTLVDWMRANPQPEMGQVVRILEQIVAGVRALHRKETLHQDLKPDNILINTEGVVKIIDYGSVAVAGLKESAVPFTRQAELGTKRYSAPEYVLGRRPSTRSDLFSIGVIAYQLFGGGAVHPYGDSMETAQSVRDFSLLKYRSVTASNPLVPQWIDGALAKAVHLHPESRYEALSEMLADLQQPNLDFLNREGLPLMQRNPLAFWRGLSCALAVVVLLLLLRILVK is encoded by the coding sequence ATGCAGATCGTACCTGAGCTTTCTGTCCGCTATGGACAGGCCACATCAGCTGGAGTGAAATCCCAGAATGATGACTGCCTTGGTGTCCGAATTCCCTCCGATTCAAGTTTGGGCACCAAGGGGGTGGCGATGGTGATCGCCGATGGCGTGTCATCGGCGGAGGCTGGGCGCGAAGCGGCAGAAATATGTGTGCAGGGCTTTTTGAGTGATTACTACAGCACGCCCGATACCTGGCAGGTCAAAACTGCGGGCCATCGGGTGATTGTAGCGATCAACAGTTGGCTCTATGGAAAGGGGCAAGCCTTTGCGGAAGCGCGCAAGGGCTTTGTCTGTGCCATGAGCGGGCTTGTACTCAAATCGCACTCGTTACACTATTTTCACGTAGGAGATACGCGTATCTATTTGTGGCGGGCGGGGCAGTTGGAGCAGCTGACACAGGATCATCGCGCTTGGGTGTCTCCCAAGACCAGCTATCTCGCCCGCGCCATGGGCTTGGGGATGAATCTGGACGTGGACTATCGCCGTGTACAGGTCGAGGTCGGTGACGTTATTTTGACCTGTAGTGATGGTGTACATGAATTTGTCACGGATCGCGAGCTTGCGGATTGTATTATTCGCGGCCGCGAGGAACTGGATGCATGCTGTGAAGCGATCAATGCCCAAGCCTTGGCTGCAGGGAGTCATGACAATGTGAGCTGCCAGTTGCTGGAGATTACAGGCCTGCAAGACATGTCGGCAGCAGAGGTTTATGATGAGCTCGGTCGTTTGCCTTTTCCGCCGCCATTGGAACCTGGGATGAGTCTAGATGGCTATATCGTGGAGCGTATTTTAGATGAGAGTCCACGTTCGCAGTTGTATTTAGTCAAAGAACCGGGCTCAGGGAGGACTTTGGTAATGAAGACACCTTCGGAGCTTTACAGTGATAACCCTGCCTACATTGAACGGTTTTTAGTAGAAGAGTGGGTGGGGCGCCGAATTGAGAGTCCAAACTTGGTTAAGGTGATTGATAAGCATCAACCCGCGAAATTTCTCTATTATTTGATGGAGCATGTGGAGGGCGTAACCTTGGTGGATTGGATGCGGGCCAATCCACAGCCCGAGATGGGGCAGGTCGTTCGAATTCTTGAGCAAATCGTGGCTGGAGTACGTGCGCTCCACCGTAAGGAAACCCTGCATCAGGATTTGAAGCCGGATAACATTCTTATCAATACCGAGGGAGTCGTTAAGATTATTGACTATGGTTCCGTTGCGGTTGCGGGACTTAAGGAATCTGCTGTGCCTTTTACACGCCAGGCGGAGTTAGGGACCAAGCGTTATTCCGCGCCGGAGTATGTACTGGGACGACGTCCGTCGACACGTTCGGATCTGTTCTCGATCGGTGTGATTGCTTATCAACTATTTGGAGGCGGTGCTGTGCATCCATATGGCGATTCGATGGAAACTGCTCAGAGTGTGCGGGATTTTTCATTGCTCAAGTATCGTTCAGTCACTGCGAGTAATCCATTGGTGCCACAGTGGATTGACGGTGCTTTGGCTAAGGCGGTCCATTTGCACCCGGAGAGTCGCTATGAGGCGCTTTCTGAAATGCTTGCTGATTTGCAACAGCCTAACCTCGACTTTTTGAATCGTGAGGGACTGCCTTTGATGCAACGGAATCCACTTGCCTTTTGGAGGGGACTTTCTTGTGCGTTGGCTGTTGTTGTGCTCTTGCTCTTGCTGCGAATTTTAGTGAAGTAG
- a CDS encoding NarK family nitrate/nitrite MFS transporter → MSQNKFNILNLKDPSIRTLHFTWVAFFITFVVWFNHAPMVMAIKEAFDLTQLQWKALLILNVALTIPSRIVIGMLVDRYGPRRTFSLLLLASGVLCALFALAPNYQLLALARFGMGFVGAGFVIGIRMVGEWFPARQVGLAEGIYGGWGNFGSAAAAMCLPTLALAFGGENAWRYTLLVTAAVAFIYGIIYYKSVRNTPEGATYFKPKKSGGLEVTCRRDFYFLLLMNVPMYLALGVLTWRLSNGGVGLLTTSFAYVIYAGLIALYLFQASQIYRVNKEMLADPESIPEMHRYRFSQVAILNVNYFVTFGSELAVVSMLPFFFMETFGLTAVLAGMLASGFAFMNLIARPAGGLLSDKFGRRWTMILLILGLAVGYFTLSMVGPTWYLPLAVIATMSCSFFVQAGEGAVFALVPLIQRRMTGQIAGMTGAYGNVGAVCFLTVYSFVDASTFFMVIAISSAAAFAGSMFLREPKGHTAEVLEDGTVQLIEVG, encoded by the coding sequence ATGAGCCAAAATAAATTCAACATTCTCAATCTAAAAGATCCGAGCATACGCACGCTTCACTTTACCTGGGTGGCGTTTTTTATAACTTTTGTAGTGTGGTTTAATCATGCGCCGATGGTGATGGCGATTAAGGAGGCCTTTGATCTAACACAGTTACAGTGGAAGGCCTTGTTGATCTTGAATGTCGCGCTAACGATACCTTCTCGAATCGTGATTGGTATGTTAGTCGATCGCTACGGACCGCGCAGAACCTTCAGTTTACTGCTACTTGCTTCCGGTGTCTTATGTGCGCTCTTTGCGCTGGCTCCGAATTATCAATTACTGGCGCTGGCCCGTTTTGGGATGGGCTTCGTGGGGGCAGGCTTCGTGATTGGTATTCGTATGGTCGGGGAATGGTTCCCGGCACGTCAGGTGGGGTTGGCTGAAGGCATTTACGGAGGCTGGGGCAACTTTGGATCGGCGGCCGCGGCGATGTGCTTACCTACATTGGCTTTGGCCTTTGGTGGTGAGAATGCCTGGCGTTACACGCTTCTAGTCACGGCAGCTGTGGCCTTTATATACGGAATTATATATTATAAATCGGTGAGGAATACGCCTGAAGGTGCCACATATTTCAAACCGAAGAAATCGGGGGGGCTTGAAGTGACATGTCGCCGGGATTTTTATTTCCTCTTGCTTATGAATGTGCCGATGTATCTGGCTTTGGGAGTGCTGACATGGCGCTTGTCTAATGGCGGAGTGGGCTTGCTGACGACTTCTTTCGCGTATGTCATCTATGCTGGGCTGATTGCCTTGTACCTTTTTCAAGCCAGTCAAATTTACCGTGTGAATAAGGAGATGTTGGCCGATCCGGAATCGATTCCCGAGATGCACCGTTATCGTTTCAGCCAGGTGGCGATTTTGAATGTGAACTATTTTGTGACTTTTGGTTCGGAGCTGGCCGTGGTTTCGATGCTTCCATTCTTTTTTATGGAGACCTTTGGTCTGACTGCCGTTCTGGCAGGCATGTTGGCATCGGGATTTGCCTTTATGAACCTGATTGCACGCCCGGCCGGGGGCCTTTTAAGTGATAAATTTGGTCGTCGTTGGACGATGATTTTACTGATTTTGGGGCTGGCAGTTGGCTATTTTACACTCTCCATGGTGGGGCCCACGTGGTATTTGCCGTTGGCGGTCATTGCGACGATGAGTTGTTCCTTTTTCGTGCAAGCGGGCGAGGGGGCTGTCTTTGCATTAGTGCCATTGATTCAGCGTCGGATGACGGGGCAAATTGCGGGCATGACCGGGGCCTACGGTAATGTGGGTGCAGTTTGCTTTTTGACTGTCTACTCTTTTGTAGACGCTTCGACCTTCTTTATGGTGATTGCCATTTCATCGGCAGCAGCTTTTGCAGGATCGATGTTTCTACGTGAACCGAAGGGACATACTGCTGAAGTGTTGGAAGATGGAACTGTTCAACTGATTGAAGTTGGTTAA
- a CDS encoding YeiH family protein: MQILRRKEIITSEWSIPLWVLCILCIEVSGAVALGLGIGMALLGYNRDCKRWSDWSHRFLQISIIGLGAGLDLPVVAQAGLDGFGITFVSIGLILFCGHWLTRLLRVPSETGLLICVGTAICGGSAIAAVAGVLRPRSQHSATALAVVFALNALALLIFPLLGHLFSLSQQEFGWWAALAIHDTSSVVGAGLAYGPDALLIATTVKLARSLWILPVVCLAGYYCNPTSVARPSKGGRQTYLSMPWFIFGFMGMATAVWLFPEIKPVGDCLFFGSQRVLAAALFLIGLGMVPSMLKQVGWRPLALGLGLWLPTALLSLLALKLLVLP; this comes from the coding sequence ATGCAGATTTTGAGGCGCAAGGAAATTATAACCAGTGAGTGGAGCATTCCGCTATGGGTATTATGTATTCTATGCATTGAGGTGAGCGGTGCGGTGGCATTGGGCCTGGGGATCGGTATGGCCCTGCTGGGCTATAATCGTGATTGCAAGCGTTGGAGTGACTGGTCACACCGCTTTTTACAGATATCGATCATTGGGTTGGGAGCGGGGCTTGATTTACCAGTGGTCGCTCAGGCTGGGCTGGACGGTTTTGGAATTACTTTTGTCAGTATCGGGCTGATATTGTTTTGTGGGCATTGGCTGACCCGTTTGCTCCGGGTTCCTTCGGAAACAGGTCTTTTGATTTGCGTCGGCACGGCAATTTGCGGTGGCAGTGCAATTGCTGCAGTGGCGGGAGTTTTACGGCCACGCTCGCAGCATAGTGCGACGGCATTAGCGGTTGTGTTTGCGTTGAATGCGTTGGCATTGCTTATATTTCCGCTGTTGGGGCACCTTTTTAGTTTAAGCCAGCAGGAGTTTGGCTGGTGGGCTGCGCTGGCGATTCATGATACCAGCTCGGTGGTGGGAGCGGGCTTGGCGTATGGACCAGATGCCCTGTTGATTGCGACGACAGTAAAGCTGGCCCGTTCGCTGTGGATTTTACCAGTCGTGTGTTTGGCTGGTTATTATTGTAATCCTACTTCGGTGGCACGGCCGAGTAAAGGCGGGCGACAGACGTATTTATCGATGCCTTGGTTTATATTTGGTTTTATGGGGATGGCCACTGCGGTTTGGTTGTTTCCAGAGATCAAGCCTGTAGGAGATTGCCTTTTCTTTGGGAGTCAACGTGTGCTGGCAGCAGCCTTATTTCTGATTGGTTTGGGCATGGTGCCAAGTATGCTGAAGCAAGTCGGCTGGCGACCTTTGGCGCTAGGTTTGGGTTTGTGGCTTCCCACTGCACTGCTGTCGTTGCTGGCATTGAAACTACTGGTCTTACCCTAA
- a CDS encoding LysR family transcriptional regulator, translating to MKSTLPRLDPEWLSTFLAIAQHGGVLAASRALHLSQPTLSARIQRLEDAVGQSLFDRSSQGMQLNEAGKRLLPVAQKLPNLLREALEAVDPHTTQLLNSPIRLSASSTLSDFVFPKLLAEFLQTHSSSGIELRSENTDEVLAAVRSGRVSLGAVEGLTRASAGLHLEPFAIDEIIPIYAPGQVNRELKQILSQPVSLEMLPQLPILWREPGSGTRRVIEEHLTQHGVRLQSLQPNFVFGRTMALKHATLAGLGIAFMPRRVLQQELALKRLRPIESLALSIERTFSWVIPPGELPPGLYAFYRWVNAYFQT from the coding sequence ATGAAATCCACTCTGCCACGTCTGGACCCCGAATGGCTGTCCACCTTTCTGGCCATTGCTCAGCATGGAGGTGTATTAGCCGCATCACGGGCTTTGCACCTCTCTCAACCCACACTCTCCGCACGTATTCAACGCTTGGAAGATGCAGTCGGCCAAAGCTTATTTGACCGTTCCAGTCAGGGGATGCAACTGAACGAGGCGGGCAAGCGCCTGCTGCCTGTCGCGCAAAAGCTCCCCAACTTACTACGCGAAGCACTAGAAGCCGTAGATCCCCATACCACTCAATTGCTCAATAGCCCCATTCGACTCTCGGCCAGTTCCACCCTCTCCGATTTCGTTTTCCCCAAACTACTGGCTGAGTTTTTACAAACACATAGCAGCTCAGGCATAGAGCTACGCTCCGAGAACACAGACGAGGTGCTGGCAGCCGTCCGCAGTGGTCGCGTATCGCTCGGAGCAGTTGAAGGACTGACACGCGCCTCCGCAGGACTACACCTGGAGCCATTCGCGATTGATGAAATCATACCGATCTATGCCCCAGGCCAAGTAAACCGAGAGCTCAAGCAAATATTATCACAACCAGTCAGCCTGGAAATGTTGCCCCAGCTTCCCATCCTATGGCGAGAACCAGGCTCCGGCACACGAAGAGTGATAGAAGAGCATTTAACTCAACACGGCGTTCGGCTGCAATCATTGCAACCCAACTTCGTATTTGGAAGGACCATGGCGCTCAAGCATGCCACCTTAGCCGGCTTAGGCATTGCCTTCATGCCACGCAGGGTGCTGCAGCAAGAACTTGCCCTCAAACGGCTACGCCCCATCGAATCACTCGCGCTCTCAATCGAGCGGACATTCAGCTGGGTCATTCCGCCCGGCGAGCTACCACCAGGACTCTACGCCTTCTATCGCTGGGTAAACGCCTATTTCCAAACTTGA